In the Aristaeella hokkaidonensis genome, CTATGCGGATCGCGTCTATGTGATCGCCCAGAACATGTTCCAGGGCATCATGGTTTTCAGCGAGGCAGGCGATTTCACCGGCTTTTTCGGCACCATCAGCGTGAAGATCTCCCTCTGGGAAAAGTTCTGGCGGAAGCTGGCCACCAAGGAAGAGCGGGGCAAACAGCAGCTGTTTATCCCCACGGAGTTCACCGGCATCGATGTGGATGACGAGGGCTTTGTCTACGCCTCCAGCAAGGATACGGACGGCCTGCAGGCAGTCCGCCGGCTGAACCCGAAGGGGGAGGACGTGATCCGCAAAGGACCCCACGGCAACCTGGGCGGGGACCGGGTCTTCGGTTCCGTCGGCAATTATGCCGGCCCGAGCCAGATTGTGGACGTGGTGTACCGCGGCCACGGCACCTACTCCCTGCTGGACAGCCGCCGGGGCCGGATCTTTACCTATGACCATGAAGGCAACCTGCTGTATATTTTCGGCGGCATCGGCTCCCAGGCGGGCACCTTCCTCACGCCCACGGCCATTGAGCAGCTGGGCAGCCGCCTGCTTGTGCTGGATTCCCAGCAGGGGAACCTGACCGTTTTCGCGCAGACGGAATACGGCTCGCTGATCAACCGGGCGGTGGCCCTGCGGTTTGACGGGGATGAAACCCAGGCGGTTCCGCTGTGGCAGGAGGTGCTGCGGCTGGATGAAATCAACGAGCTGGCCAACACCGGCATCGGCAAGGCTTACCTGTCCGCGGAGGATAACGCAAACGCCATGACCTACCTGCGGCGGGGCATGAACCGGGAGTATTATTCCGTCGCTTTCAAGCGGTGGAGGAATGAGCGGCTGCGGAACAATATCAGCTTCATTCTTTCCGGCGTGGTCGCGGCGGCCGCGCTGGCGGTGCTCTGGGTGAAAGCAGTGCGGCCGGCAATACGCAAAAAGGCAAAGAGGAGGAACCTGTCATGAACCGGGGGACAATGAAGGCCAAATGGCAGCATTTCTTCCATACAGTCAGCCATCCGGCGGACGGATATTACTGGATCCGGCACCAGGAAAAGGGCAGCCTGTGGATCGCCTTCCTCATGGTGATCCTGTACGGCGTTGCCTTTTCCATGAACCGGATTTCCTCCAGCTTTATTGTCAACGATATTGAACCCCGCACGGTGAACCTCCCGGCGGAACTGGCCGGGGTCATCCTGCTGTATTTCATTCTCTGCGTGGGCAACTGGTCCGTCACCTGCCTGATGGAGGGCGAGGGAAGGTTCAGGGATATCCTCATCGCGGTGGGCTACGCGCTGTTTCCCATGCTGGTCACCACCGCGGCGGCAACCGTGGTTTCCCACCTGGTGGCGGAGAACGAGGAGGCGTTCTATACCCTCCTCCTGGGACTGGGCACCGCCTACACGGTGGTCATGCTGCTCATCGGGATCATGCAGGTGCATAACTACACCTTCGGCAAAACGCTGGTCACGCTGTTCCTCACCGTGATCTCCATGCTGATCATCATTTTCCTCGGGCTCCTGGTAATCAACTTTATCACCCAGGTGTATTCGTTCTTCCGGGGCATCTATATGGAACTGGTTTTCCGTGTGTAAGGAGGGAAAGCAGAATGAGTGAGAAAAACAGGCTGCCCCTCCCGACCGCGGTCCGGCGCGCGCTGTGGATCCTCGCGGCGCTGGTGGTCATTGGCGCGGGGGTGTTCCTGGGCTGGTACCTGATTCATTACCGGGGGTATGACGAATACCGGCTCTATGTGCAGCAGCCCGCGGAGAAAATGGAAGCCGCGGCCCTGAAGACCCAGAAGGATCCGGAAAACAGCGTGCCCGGCTTCGCCCTGGCATCGCAGAATGACAACCTGGCCTTGTACCTGAATGAAAAGACCGCGGAGGTCGCCCTGCGGGACCGGAAAAGCGGACGCGTGGTCTATTCCAACCCGCAGGACGCGGCGGAGGATCCGGTGGCCCGCTCCGGGCTGAACCAGGGCAACCTGCGGAGCCAGTTTATCCTCAATTACCTGGATACAAACTCCCGCGAGGGTACGCCCTGGAGCTCCTACGCCAAGTGCGTGGAGAACGGGCAGATTGAATACCTCCGGCTGGAGAACGGCTTCCGGGCGGTCTATACCCTGTCCAATGAGAAGCTGATGCTGGTGCCGCGCCAGATGACCGCGGAATGGTTTGAGGTCCTGTCGAACGCCGGCAGGAAGCAGGCGGCCAAATCCTATGTCCTGGATGAGGAGAGCGGCCTGTATGTGCTCAAGTCCCAGGGCGTCACGGCGCGCAACCGCCAGCAGATTGACGCGGACGCGCGGAAGGCCGGCTTCACCATGGAGGATTATGCGGAGATGGAGGCGCTGGCGGAGGAAGAGGCCGCGGAAGCCGCGGAGAGCACTTCCTTTGTCATCGCCCTGGATTACACGCTCACGCCGGAGGGACTCACCGTCACGATCCCCCACGCGGAGATCATGGAAGCCGGCGGCGGAAAGATCCGCTCCATCCAGCTGCTGCCCTTCTTCGGCGCGGCCGGAACGGCGGAGACCGGCGGCATCGTGGTGCCGGACGGAAGCGGCGCCCTGATCAATTTCAACAACGGCAAGAACACCGCGCCCCAGTATAACCAGGCAATCTATGACCTGGACCTGATCGACAGTGATTTCACCGCAACCCAGAATATGCAGTCGGCCCGGCTGGCACTCTTCGGCATCTGCCGGGAGGATTACAGCCTCCTGGCCTCCTGCGGCAGGGGCGCGACCCTGGCCTCCGTCACGGCGGACGTGGCGGGCCGGAACAACAGTTACAATTATGCCTATTTCACCTTCAGCCTGAGAAGGACGGACACCCTCATCGTGGCCGGCGAGGAGGCCATCGTCGCGGAACAGGACGCCTATCCGGTGGACTGCGCCGTGACCTACAGGATCCTGGACGGGGATTATACCGGCTACAACGGCCTGGCAAAGGCCGTGCGGGAATCCCTGCTCTCGTCCGGAAACCTGAAGCTGAAAGCCGAAACCTCCGGCGATATTCCCTTCTACTGCGATATCCTCGGCGGCGTGCGGGAAACCGCGCACTGGATGGGCGTGCAGTACCTCCGGGTGATGCCCATGACCACCTTCGCCCAGGCGGAGGAAATGATGTCCAGCCTGCGCGGGGAACAGGTCGGCAACCTGCGGGTCAACCTGCAGGGCTGGATGAACGGCGGCTATTATCACGATCCGGTCAGCCATGTGTCCGTGCTGAACGAGCTGGGCGGGGAAAAGGGTCTCAAGCGGCTGCGCCTTTCGGCGGCGGAGAACGGGGACCGGATCTATCCGGATGCGGCGCTGCAGCTGGTCACGGAGATTGCGAAGGGCTTCATGCGCAGCGAGGAGGCCAGCCGGTATTACGCCAAGGGCTACGCGGCCGAGCTGGGCGTGGTCAATCCCGTGTCCATGCGGCGCATGGCCACCCTGGGCTTTGCGGAGCGGGGCTATATGCTGCTGTCTCCCCGGTTCCTGCCCCGGTACGCGGCACAGCTGGCGGCCTCGGCGGACCGGCTGGGCCTGGACGCGCTCTCCCTGCGGGACCTGGGCAATGAGGTCCACGCGGACAAGCGCCGCACAAACGTCATCAGCCGGGAGGCTGACCTGGACCTGGTGAAGCACGCCTTCAGCGTCATCGGCGCCGGGGAGCGGGAGCTCATGGTGTCCGGCGGCAATGATTACAGTTTCCCCTACGTCCGGCATGTGATCAACGCGCCGGTGGAAGCGACGATGTTTGCCATTGTGGATGAGCAGATCCCGTTGTGGGAGCTGATCCTCCACGGATCGGCGGATTACTGCGGATCCCCCCTGAACCTGATGCAGAGCGAGAACCGGCGGGCAACCCTGCTTCACCTCATTGAATACGGCGCGTCCACGCATTACACGTTCACCTGGAAGGACGCGGCGGATATGAAGTACACCGGGCTCAACAACAATTACGCGACCACCTTCTCCTCCTGGAAGGAGGAAGCGGCGGAAAGCTACCGCTTTGTGAACGGCGCCCTGTCCCGGGTGAGCGGCGCGGAGATGCTCCGCCATGACCGGCTCAGCGATACGCTGGCCCGCGTGACCTATTCCAACGGCACCGTGCTGTATGTGAACAGCGGGGAGCGGGAGGCCGCGGCGGACGGATACCGGATCCCGGCAATGGATTACCTGGCGGTCGGAGGAGATAAAGAATGACTGGCATCCGCAGAAAGAATCGTATTTTTCATCTTTCCTATGAGCAGAAGAACGCCGTGCGCGGGCTCTGGTTCATTCTCCCCTGGCTGATCGGCTTCCTGGTGTTCTACGCCGGATGCCTGGTGCAGCTGGGAGAGTTCAGCCTGTCCCGCATCGGCCTGGACGCCGCTGCGGGAATGACGAAGGAATACATCGGTTTCGGCAATTATATTGAGGCCTTCACCAGCCACGCCACCTTCAAGCAGACGCTGGCCTCCTCCGTGATCGATATGCTGATCGACCTGCCGATGATCATTTTCTTCAGCCTGTTTGTGGCCATGCTCCTGAACCGGCGGTTCAAAGGCCGGGCGCTGGTGCGCGCCATCTTCTTCCTGCCCATCATCCTCAGCGCGGACGCGGTGGGTTCCGCCATCACCCGGGCAACGGAGCTGGTGAACGCCGGCGTTTCCTCCGCAAGTCTGGAAACCGCCCAGGCGGGTACCGTCTCCGTGGCTTATTACATGGATCTTTTCGGCGACCTGGCCATTCCGCAGTCCGTCCTCGGCTACATTGTGGACGCGGTCAACCGGATTTCGTCCATCATCAAGGGTTCGGGCGTGCAGATCATCCTGTTCATCGCGGCGCTCCAGTCCATTCCCGGCTCCCTCTACGAGGTAGCCCGGATCGAAGGGGCCACGGGCTATGAGTCCTTCTGGAAGGTCACCTTCCCCATGGTCATGCCGCACATTATCACCAACACGATCTATACCGTGGTGGACCGGTTTTCCTCCGGGGAAGTGATCAAGCTGGCAACACGCACCTACAAGGAGCTGTATAACTACGGCCTGTCCTCCGCGTTCTCCGTGGTCTCCACGCTGATAACCATCCTCATCCTGGGGCTTATCGTCTACCTGCTCAACCGGCGCACCTTCTATTACAACTGACGGGGAGGGAGAAAGAACATGCACACCGGCAACGCCGCGCAAAGCGGAAAAATCACCTGGCAGGGCTTCCGGAATTCTCCCGCCTATGCCAACCGGCGGGATAAAACCCTCACCGGCATGAAGAACCTGGTGCTGGGCATCTTCCGGCTGATCGTCATTGTGGGCATCAGCTATGTCATCCTGGCGCCGGTGATCAATATCATCGCCAACTCCTTCTTTTCCCGTCAGGATTCCATCAATCCCATGGTCTTCACCATTCCCATCAGCCCAACGCTGGAGCGCTACACCATGGCGATCAAATACCTGGATTACCTGCCGATCCTCGGCAATACCATCCTGTATGTGTTCGGCATCACCCTGATCCAGCTGCTCATCTGCTCCATGGTCGGTTACGGCTTTGCCCGTTACCGGTTCCCGCTGAAGGGGCTGCTGTTCGGCTTTGTGCTGGTCATGATCGTGATCCCGCTGAACACGATCCAGTTCCCGCTTTATACAACCTTCCGGTTCTTCAATCCCCTGGGCCTTGTGGGGCTCTTCAACGGCGGCAAGCCGATCAACCTGCTCCAGACCGCCTGGCCAACGATGGTCATGTCCGTCTTCGGCTGCGGTCTCCGCTCCGGCCTGTATATCTATATTTTCAATCAGTTTTTCCGCGGCCTGCCCAAGGAGATTGAGGAGGCCGCCCTGGTGGACGGCGCGGGCACCGCGCGCACCTATTTCACCATCATGATGCCGAATGCGGCGCCGGCGGTCATCACGGTCGCGGTGTTCTCCATCGTCTGGCAGTATAACGATTCCTTTTTTGCCAACACCTTCAACATTTCCGATTCCATCCTCGTCACCCGGAAGCTGGAGTCCCTCATCAACGTCATCGCCAACGCGGAGAAGGTGCTCACCATCCGGGAGCAGCAGCTCTATTTTGACGCCGGCGTGGTGCTGGTGCTGGTTCCCGTTGTGGTCATCTACCTGGTGCTCCAGCGGCGGTTTATCGAGGGCGTGGAACGCTCCGGCATTGTGGGCTGAGCCCGCGCTGATTTGTTAATTACCCGGGATCGGGTAAAAAATAAAAGGAGGAAAGTCCCGTGAAGAAAATCATTTCCTGGTTGCTGGTTGCCGTGATGGCAATCGGTATGTGCTCCTGGGCGTCCGCCGATCCGGTGAACGTGCTTGACTTTGAGGACGGCGTGTTTGCCTTCCTCGGCGTCTCCGCCGTCAAACCGAACGCGGATGCCGCCGCGTCCCTGGAAGTTGTGGATTACAACGGTTCCAAGGCGCTGCGCGTCGCCGCTCAGGGGATCCCCTATGTGGCCCTGAATCTGGAGGGCCTGGCCGGCGAAAAGCTGGCGGATGTTGCCGGTGTCTCCTTTGATATCGGTGTTGACAAGGCCGCGGACGGCAAGTTCTACGCGGTTTCCGGCGTGGTGTACAGCTACACCGGCGAAAACGCGGATGAGAACAAGGCCGACTGGTCTGTCTATATGGAGAAGAAGAATCCGCGCAATGTAAAGATTGCTTTCAAGGCGCCGTTTGTTGCCGGTGCGGGCAATTATGTCATGATCTCCCGTGAGGACCAGGCCGGCGGCGAACCCGCCACCTTCTACCTGGACAACATCCGGTTCCTGGACGCGGAAGGAAACGCCATCGCGCTGGATCCCGCCGCGGTCTATGTGGCGGAAGCTTCCGAGCGGGATCTGAGCAACCTCGTAGCCCTGACGAACGCTGTTGAGTTCCCGGATTTCCACAAGTCCGCCGGCGCCTGGGCGCAGGACGGTCTGGAAATGCCGCAGGAAATCATTGACGCCCTGGTGCCCGGTTCCGTGGTGGAAGTGGAATATGCCAGCGCGGACGGTTCCATGTGGATTGTCATGCCCTGGGCAACCGCCGGCTGGATGCGCGTGGGCCAGGGAACGGCTGCCATCAACAACAGCAAGACCATCGCCCAGATTCCCTATGAGATGATCGAAGCGCTCTGCGGCGAGGACAAATCTACCTGGGGTGCCATGATGCAGTGCGAAAGTGCTTCCGACTGGGAAGTCTTCGCTGTGCGCGTGGGCCAGCGGGCGAACCGCATCGTGCTGAAGAACGCGGTGGAATTCCCCGGCTTCACCAAGTCCGCCGACGCCTGGGCGCAGGACGGCCTGGAAATGCCGCAGGAAATCATCGACGCGCTGGTGCCCGGTTCTGTGGTGGAGATCACCTACAGCTCCGAGGACGGAGATATCTGGCTGGTGATGCCTTGGGCAACTGCCGGCTGGATGCGCGTATCCCAGGGAACCGCAGCGAAGATGGGCGGCAAGGCTTATATCACCTATGAAGAGATTGCTGCGCTCTGCGGCGAGGACAAGTCCACCTGGGGTGCCATGATGCAGTGCGAAGGCTCCTCTCCCTGGGAGGTTTACGGCGTCCGTGTGGGCCAGAAAGCGGAATTCTTCGGCCTGACCAACCTGGTGGAATTCCCCGGCTTCACCAAGTCCGCCGACGCCTGGGCGCAGGACGGCCTGGAAATGCCGCAGGAAATCATCGACGCCCTGGTGCCCGGCAGCGTTGTGACCATCTCCTATGATTCTGAAGACGGCAACATGTGGCTGGTCATGCCCTGGGCGGCGGCCGGCTGGATGCGCGTGGGCAACGACGGCGCGGATGTGGCGGACGGCAAAATCGCACAGGTGACCTATGAACAGATCGAGGCGCTGTGCGGCGAGGACAAGTCCACCTGGGGCGCCATGATGCAGTGCGAAAGTTCCTCTGCCTGGAATGTTTATTCTGTGGCCGTTGGCCAGGCGATCAAATAATGACCTGATTTCTGGAAAGGAGAAACTGACTTATGAAAAAAATAACAGCGATGCTGCTGGCACTGGCTATGGTGCTTTCCCTGGCCGTGACGGCGCTGGCGGAAGATCCCCGGAATATCACCATCGGTCTGTGGTGGGATATCTACTATGACTCCAACGATGAATCCTGGGAAGACAATGAGGCCGCCACCGGCAAGGAAACCGACCTCATGCGCTTCGACAACGTGAAGAATATCGAGGACGCCTACGGTGTGACCTACGAATTCCAGAACCTGACCTACGCCGGCGTGCAGGATTCCGTGAACAACTCAATCCTGGCCGGCGAGCCGGACTGCGACGTGTACATGGTGGAACTGGGCTGGGGCGTTCCCGCCGTCATGAACGGCTACGCCATGGACCTGCGTGACGTGCTGGATCCCGATGATCCGCTGCTCACCCATAACGACACCGTCATGAACTATGTGGCCCTGGAAAGCGGCGCGGTTTCCCTGCTTACCGTCAACGGCGCTGAGGACCAGGTGGCTGCCACCTATCCGCTGGCTTTCAACCTGCAGATGATCGAAGAAGCCAACCTGGAGGATCCCCGGGAGCTGGCCGCCCGCGGCGAGTGGACCTGGGACAAGTTCCGGGAGTACTGCATCGCCCTGACCAAGGACAACGACGGCGACGGCGTCACGGATGTTTACGGCTACGGCGCCTGGATCACGGACTGCCTGCCCTACTGGTACATGTCCAACGGAACGACCCTGGCTTCCACCCCCAAGGAGAACCTGTCCTCCGTTGAAATGGGCGAAACCCTGAAGTTCCTCCAGGACCTGTGGCTTACGGACAAGGCGGCTTATCCGCTGCCCGCAGAAAACGGCTGGGACGTCTGCCGCTGGCTGTACCGTGACAAGAAGGTGGCCTTCACCACAACCGCCGCCTGGATCATGGCCAACTATGACGACTATAACTGGGACGGCAAGGCCGAAACCACCCTGGACTTCGACATGGTCTTTGTGGATTACCCCATCGGACCCCACGGCAACGCGGAAACGAACGCCACCAAGATCGCTGCCGGCAGCTTCTACTTCATCCCCGTCGGCATCGAGAATCCGAAACTGGTCTATGATGTTTTCCGTGCCTATCAGAACTGGTACCATGACGATACCGCTCTGCGGGATGATCCGGAAGAACTGGAATGGTGGTACACCACCACTTCCGACAAGCTGGACCTGCAGGAGTGGAACTTTGAAATCATGAAGAAGATGGGCGAAAAGACGGTGGTTGACTTTGCCGGCACCGTGCTGGAGCAGATGCCGCTGGTTGAATTCATCAACGGCGACCTGACCCCCGCTCAGCTGCAGGAGGAATACAAGCAGGTGGTTCAGGATACACTGGACCAGATCTTCGGAGCCTGATTCCGGAGCCCTGTTTTCCCAAAGGAAAGGGAGAGTCACAGGATTGTGACTCTCCCTCTTTTCATCCGTTGGTTTACAGTGCTTTGCGGATCAGCGCCAGCAGCTCGTCATAGGTTTCGCAGGCGGGCAGATCAGGATAATCCTTCTTGATCTGCTCGGTGGAGCGGAACAGGATGCCGGCCTTGCTGGCCTGGATCATGCCCAGGTCATTGTAGCTGTCACCGGTGGCGATGGTTTCAAAGCCGATGCTCTGCAGCGCCCTGACGGTGGTCAGCTTGCTCTTTTCCACCCGGATGCGGTAACCTGTGATCATGCCGTCTTCCCCCACCTCCAGCTCATTGCAGAAGATGGTGGGCCAGCCCAGTTTCTTCATCAGGGGAGAAGCGAACTGGGTAAAGGTATCGGACAGGATGATCGCCTGGGTTTCACTCCGGAGGGTATCCAGGAATTCTTTCGCACCGGGCATGGGATCGATGGTGGCAATGGTGTCCTGAATATCCTTCAGGCCCAGGCCGTGCTCCCGCAGGATGCCCAGCCGCCACTTCATCAGCTTGTCATAGTCCGGCTCGTCCCGGGTGGTGCGTTTCAGTTCCGGGATGCCGCTGGCCTGGGAGAAGGCAATCCAGATCTCAGGCACCAGCACCCCTTCAAGGTCAAGACATACAATATTCATAGACAATAATCAGCCTCAGACGGGAGTGAAGGCATCCTTTCCGAGACCGCAGACGGGGCAGACCCAATCCTCCGGGACGTCTTCCCAGGCAGTGCCGGGAGCGATACCGCCTTCGGGATCGCCAACTTCAGGATCATAGATGTAGCCGCAGGGACATTCGTACTTCATCGATTTTCATCCTTTCTTTTTATCTCAGTTGGAAGCGGCGAAACGCCGTTTCTTTTCTGGCTCCATCATAAGTGAACGGAAGGGTTTCGTCAAGCGTGAAAACAGCGGGAGTTCAAATGGACAAAGCCCCGGAATACTGATATACTTCATGCCATCAAAACCTGAATCCAAAGTCCATCCGGAAGACTATAAAAAGGAGGGAAACAGCCATGGCGGGAAAGCTGACGGTGGGTCTGGCGGCCCATGTGGACGCGGGCAAAACCACCCTGTCCGAAGCTATGCTGTTTCTCAGCGGCGCAGTGCGCCGCCAGGGCCGGGTGGATCACGGGGATGCCTTCCTGGATACGGAACAGATGGAGAAGGAACGGGGCATCACGATTTTCTCCAAGGAAGCACGGCTGACCTGGGGAAAAACAGACCTGACGCTGGTGGACACTCCCGGCCATACGGACTTCGCCGGGGAAACGGAGCGGGCCATCAGCGTGATGGATGCCGCGGTGCTGGTGATCAGCGCCACGGAGGGCGTCCAGTCCCATACCCGGACCCTGTGGAAACTGCTGGAGCGCAGCGGGGTGCCGGTAATCCTGTTTGCGAATAAAATGGACCGGTACGAGGGAAGCCGGAAGGAACTGATTACAGCGCTGGGCGCACTGTCTGACCGGATCGCGGATTTTACCGGAGATCCCTCAGAGGCGGCTGCCCTGTGCGATGAGACCTGCCTGGATCTGTACCTGCGGGACGGCGCTGTGCCTGAAAAACGGATCCGCTCCCTGATCCGGGAACGGAAGCTGTTCCCCTGCTTTTTCGGGGCGGCCCTGAAGAACGAGGGTGTGGAACCGCTGCTGGATTTCCTGGCCGGGTTCGCGGAGGAAAAAGAGTACCCGAAGGAATTCGGCGCGCGGGTGTACAAGATTGCCCGGGATCCCCAGGGAAACCGGCTGACCTTCCTGAAGGTGACGGGCGGGGAACTGAAAACCCGGGACCAGGTGACCGGCGGCACCGGAGAAAACAGCTGGACGGAAAAGATTGCCGAAATCCGGCAGTATTCCGGGGCAAGATATAGCGCGGCGCAGCGGGCGGCGGCCGGAGAACTGTGCTGCGTGACAGGACTGAGCAAAGCCATGCCCGGGGATGGCCTGGGCGCTGAATATATCAAAGGGGAGCAGACCCTGCGCCCCTGCTATGCCTGCCGGGTGATTCCCGGCCCCGGGGAAGACCTGCACAAGGTGCTGGACTGCCTGAAGACGCTGACGGAAGAGGAACCGCTGCTGCAGACAGAGTTTGTGGAAGCCCGGCGGGAGATCCGGGTGCACTCCATGGGAGACGTGTACCTGGAGGTTCTCCGCCGGCAGATGAAGGACCGCTTCGGGATTGAGATTTCCTTCGGCGAGACAAGCGTGTTGTACCGGGAAACCATTATGGCTCCGGCTGAAGGCGTGGGCCACTATGAGCCGCTGCGCCACTACGCGGAGGTGCACCTGTGGATGGAGCCCCTGCCCGCCGGCAGCGGCCTGGTGTTTGACACGGACGTGTCCACGGACGACCTGGCGCTGAACTGGCAGCGGCTGATCCTGACCCACCTGCAGGAAAAGATTCACCGGGGCATCCTGAC is a window encoding:
- a CDS encoding translation factor GTPase family protein: MAGKLTVGLAAHVDAGKTTLSEAMLFLSGAVRRQGRVDHGDAFLDTEQMEKERGITIFSKEARLTWGKTDLTLVDTPGHTDFAGETERAISVMDAAVLVISATEGVQSHTRTLWKLLERSGVPVILFANKMDRYEGSRKELITALGALSDRIADFTGDPSEAAALCDETCLDLYLRDGAVPEKRIRSLIRERKLFPCFFGAALKNEGVEPLLDFLAGFAEEKEYPKEFGARVYKIARDPQGNRLTFLKVTGGELKTRDQVTGGTGENSWTEKIAEIRQYSGARYSAAQRAAAGELCCVTGLSKAMPGDGLGAEYIKGEQTLRPCYACRVIPGPGEDLHKVLDCLKTLTEEEPLLQTEFVEARREIRVHSMGDVYLEVLRRQMKDRFGIEISFGETSVLYRETIMAPAEGVGHYEPLRHYAEVHLWMEPLPAGSGLVFDTDVSTDDLALNWQRLILTHLQEKIHRGILTGAPITDMKITLIAGKAHLKHTEGGDFRQATYRAVRQGLMKAGCVLLEPYLSLEITVPQEALGRVMNDLTLMGGRPEGPEDAEEGLRKIRAVVPASACRNYARDLSARTGGAGRMIASFSAYLPCAEAEKVIAEKAYDPLRDVMNPADSVFCSHGAGVSVPWDQVEQYMHLPLKEERKKAEAAPAVRTVGAAPYRGTAEEEETLRHIFEKTYGPVKAQRLMNPVPKETPAEKLPEEKRTPAPEGEILLVDGYNVLFAWDEWKDRVQENFDAARMQLTELMCDYAGMTGREVILVFDAYKVKGNPGSAEKYKNIYVVYTREAQTADAYIEKTTLLARNRARVRVVTSDRPEQLIALGNEALRTSAREFRREVIGVQGSVAEYLQKNYRPGTERSLERLYKEAWKKSRENNDA